Below is a window of Gossypium hirsutum isolate 1008001.06 chromosome A12, Gossypium_hirsutum_v2.1, whole genome shotgun sequence DNA.
TAAACGCTGAGACGATATTCTGATACAAAAGCAAAATCTTCATGTTTCAGATCCTTACTGCAGCAGCAGCTCTCCTAGTGAGTGGTCATGTGAAATCACTTTCTGAAGGGGTAGCATTGGCTCGTGAGACACAATTATCAGGAAAAGCTCTAAATACGCTTAATTCATGGATAGATATCTCCAATGTAAGTGAAACCACTTAACTTTCCTCCATAGTGCTTTACTTTTGGGGTTGTAACTACACCtcatcttctcttcttcttcaatGCAGAAAGTGTATGGAAAAACTACAGAACAGTAAAAGCTTTGGAAACTTTGGGTCCACATTCATCACAAATCTCAGACTTTAAAAGTAACTTGATGGGATCACCATGTAACAGTGGAACATTTGAATATACCAGACTAAGAAATTTGGTTGCAAGGCTTTGGGCTTATATCCTGTTTTATTGCTTTGCTAGATTGTTCTCAAGTTTTCTTTTCATGAAATATACTTGAAACAATTTCTTTTCAAGTgtggaataataataaattacccAAATTAACAATCTGCAAGTACCAAATTGTTGCATATCATTATTGAAGCAGTTTTAAGTAGAAACATTATGTATTGAAAAGGGATATGAAGTCTAGTATGGTTCCACTGAAAAGAAATTGCTTTGTTATTTATAGCATGCAGAAAGGTTTGGTGTCAGGCATTGAGATCGACAGTAATGCCACCAGCATCTGACAGGAGGTTCAGAAGCTGACCTGCTTGATACTTGGCAATAACAGCTGCAACAAATAAAGGAGTAATATTAATCTTATAACCCAAAATAACAACAATTGCAATTTACTTTTTTCAGGATTATGAGTTAACTAGAAACCATGACATGAACCAACAAGCAAAGCAAGGCAAAGTTGAGCTTACAATCACAGCCACCAATGTGTGTTCCTGCAGTGAACACATTAGGTACTGTCGTTTGCCCAGTCCACTCTGCCAGAGCTGCTTGCATTTCACCACCATCACCTtccaaaaaaaaatagatttttacaACAACAGCAGtagttaaaaatataattgttttaGAGATAGTTGGCTTACTTTCTTGATCCAATTCAATGGCCTTGTAAGAAGCTTTTAACTGAGCAAACAGCTGCTTAACCCTATTACAATACCCACAATAGGTTTTACTGCAACAGAAGCAAAGTTATAGATTAGAAATCCCAAAATTTGAAGAAACTTAACCATATATAGCAGTATTCAATTCATGATTGAGGAAGTTTAAAGGAATCGGAACTTGGGTACCTGAAGACAACAACGGGGGTGGAGGAAACGATGTGCTTGACCTTGTCAAGTGCCATTTGGGTATCTTCCTGGCTTAACTTGTTGGAGCTTAGAAGGGAACCCATCGCTGTTTTATATTAGGATCAGCTTGGTGGGGTGTCTTAAACGGTGAGACTAGGTGTCCCAACTATCAAATGTGGAATTTGGTGGCAGCGATTGGAGTTTCCAGCTGGCCAGCTTTTGTCAGGCAAGACACAGAGTTGAGACGGTCGATGCAACAAACAAAACTCTCAACTTTCACTATTTATTTCATCATCACCACCATTATTATAGTTGACAAAAAAGCAGATGCGGTGGGCTTGGTTCCGATTAGAGGTATGTTGGGCCGGCCTCAATAACCTTCCACGCGGAGACTAATATTATATTACCAATTAAAAATCTTTTATCAattgaacttttttttcttttcttttggttgttttaattttaaaaaaatttaaatttcaccatcaattttttaaaaagagttagattattatttttataaaaatattagttaaaatattaaaattttaaacataacagTTTACGtgtatttcacattttttattaatttttattatatattttttaaaaaatttaaagtatttgttgacatggtatataatacaaataatatcATATCACATGTAGTACATGTGGGTTGTCATGCGTATTGTTATGATAACatctttaaaaattaatgttttagccaatatttctattaaaaagacaatttgattctattttagaataataataattaaattaactaaaaaaatcaaattgataaaaatgtaGATATTCATGAAGACTAAATTTATCATATGAGTGAGAAAAGGAAAACCAACAACGTCAATAAACTTAAAAAGACTAATCCTgcaatttagataaaaataaggAGTATTCGTATATTTAACCGGACTATTTATACCTAAAAGAATtactcaaattaaaaaaaaactaattataaa
It encodes the following:
- the LOC107939303 gene encoding glutaredoxin, whose protein sequence is MGSLLSSNKLSQEDTQMALDKVKHIVSSTPVVVFSKTYCGYCNRVKQLFAQLKASYKAIELDQESDGGEMQAALAEWTGQTTVPNVFTAGTHIGGCDSVIAKYQAGQLLNLLSDAGGITVDLNA